A single genomic interval of Antarcticibacterium arcticum harbors:
- a CDS encoding PLP-dependent cysteine synthase family protein, translated as MKEDIQVFDNVLQLIGKTPLIHLNRITETFEGDYYAKVEAFNPGHSTKDRIALYIIEEAERKGILKPGDTIIETTSGNTGFSIAMVSIIKGYECILAVSSKSSPDKIDMLKTMGAKVYVCPAHVSADDPRSYYMVAKRLHEETKGSVYINQYFNELNTDAHYKSTGPEIWAQTEGKITHLIACSGTGGTISGTARFLKEKNPSLKVIGIDAFGSVLKKYHETREFDTAEIYPYRIEGLGKNLIPTATDFDVIDKFIKVTDEESAHTTRELAKTEGLFVGYTSGAAMQGVKQLQELGEFDSNSQVVIIFPDHGSRYMSKVFNDKWMAEQGFFDSEHQEESLGIEFIK; from the coding sequence ATGAAAGAAGACATACAGGTTTTTGACAATGTATTGCAATTGATAGGGAAGACCCCCCTAATACATTTAAACCGGATCACCGAAACTTTTGAAGGTGATTATTACGCCAAAGTTGAAGCTTTCAACCCCGGCCATTCCACCAAAGATCGTATTGCTTTATATATTATTGAGGAAGCCGAGCGTAAGGGGATTTTAAAACCCGGCGATACAATTATAGAAACCACATCTGGTAATACTGGATTTAGTATAGCGATGGTGAGCATAATCAAAGGCTATGAATGTATTCTTGCGGTGAGTTCAAAATCTTCTCCAGATAAGATCGACATGTTAAAAACCATGGGAGCTAAAGTATATGTTTGCCCGGCACATGTTTCTGCAGATGATCCCCGGTCTTATTATATGGTAGCTAAAAGGCTTCATGAGGAAACCAAAGGTTCTGTATATATAAACCAATATTTCAACGAGCTCAATACCGATGCTCATTATAAATCAACAGGCCCCGAAATTTGGGCGCAAACTGAAGGAAAGATCACACATCTTATCGCCTGTAGTGGGACGGGAGGAACAATTTCCGGTACTGCAAGATTCCTGAAAGAAAAAAATCCGTCGCTTAAGGTTATTGGAATAGATGCTTTTGGTTCCGTGCTTAAAAAATATCACGAAACCCGGGAGTTTGATACAGCAGAAATCTACCCTTACAGAATAGAAGGTTTAGGAAAAAACCTGATTCCAACGGCGACAGATTTTGATGTTATAGATAAGTTCATCAAAGTTACCGATGAGGAGAGCGCACACACCACAAGAGAACTGGCAAAAACCGAAGGTCTTTTTGTTGGTTATACTAGTGGCGCCGCCATGCAGGGTGTGAAGCAGCTTCAGGAACTGGGAGAGTTTGATAGCAACAGCCAGGTGGTGATTATATTCCCCGATCATGGCTCGAGATATATGAGCAAAGTATTTAATGATAAGTGGATGGCAGAGCAGGGATTCTTTGATAGTGAGCATCAGGAGGAAAGTCTGGGCATTGAATTCATTAAATAA
- a CDS encoding aminotransferase class I/II-fold pyridoxal phosphate-dependent enzyme — protein sequence MRDLFDKIYKDKGPLGKWAQQAEGYFVFPKLEGPISNRMKFRGKEVITWSINDYLGLANHPEVRKVDAEAAAEFGSAYPMGARMMSGHTDLHEKLQDELASFVHKQAAYLLNFGYQGMVSTIDALVSKSDVIVYDVDAHACIIDGVRLHLGQRFTYKHNDMESIEKNLQRATKICEQTGGGILLISEGVFGMRGEQGKLKEIVELKKKYNFRFFVDDAHGFGTLGATGAGAGEEQGVQDEIDVYFATFAKSLASTGAFIAGDKEIMDYLKYNLRSQMFAKSLQSQLVVGALKRLDMLRTMPELKNKLWENVNALQSGLKERGFDIGTTQSCVTPVYLQGSIPEAMALVHDLRENHGVFCSIVVYPVIPKGLILLRMIPTATHTMEDIEETLVAFSEIRERLENGTYKRLSAAVAASHGE from the coding sequence ATGAGAGATTTATTTGATAAAATTTACAAGGATAAAGGCCCTTTAGGAAAGTGGGCTCAGCAGGCCGAAGGATATTTTGTGTTTCCAAAACTGGAAGGCCCAATATCAAACAGAATGAAATTTCGGGGAAAGGAAGTAATAACCTGGAGTATAAATGACTACCTGGGCCTTGCCAATCATCCCGAAGTAAGAAAAGTAGATGCTGAGGCGGCTGCAGAATTTGGTTCAGCATATCCAATGGGAGCCCGAATGATGAGTGGTCATACAGATCTTCACGAAAAATTACAGGATGAACTTGCTTCCTTTGTGCATAAACAGGCTGCCTATTTATTGAATTTTGGGTATCAGGGAATGGTATCAACCATAGATGCGCTGGTATCAAAATCTGATGTTATTGTTTATGATGTGGATGCGCATGCCTGTATCATAGATGGAGTGAGACTTCATTTAGGACAGCGCTTTACCTATAAGCACAACGATATGGAAAGTATCGAAAAGAACCTTCAACGTGCTACAAAAATTTGTGAGCAAACCGGTGGAGGTATTCTTTTGATTTCTGAAGGTGTTTTTGGAATGCGTGGGGAGCAGGGAAAACTTAAAGAGATTGTTGAATTAAAGAAGAAATATAACTTCAGGTTCTTTGTAGATGATGCGCATGGTTTTGGTACCCTTGGGGCAACCGGTGCAGGTGCCGGAGAAGAGCAGGGAGTGCAGGATGAGATTGATGTTTACTTTGCAACATTTGCCAAATCTCTTGCAAGTACCGGAGCTTTTATTGCCGGGGACAAGGAGATCATGGATTATTTAAAATATAACCTGAGATCTCAAATGTTTGCCAAATCTTTACAATCCCAATTGGTTGTGGGTGCCCTTAAGCGTCTTGATATGTTGAGGACCATGCCCGAATTGAAAAACAAATTGTGGGAAAACGTTAATGCTCTTCAAAGCGGACTTAAAGAACGCGGTTTTGATATTGGAACTACACAAAGCTGTGTTACCCCGGTTTACCTTCAGGGTAGTATCCCGGAAGCAATGGCACTGGTTCATGATCTAAGAGAGAACCACGGAGTATTCTGTTCAATAGTGGTTTACCCTGTGATTCCAAAAGGGTTGATCCTTCTTCGAATGATTCCAACCGCCACTCATACTATGGAAGATATTGAAGAAACCCTTGTAGCTTTTTCAGAAATAAGAGAAAGGCTCGAGAATGGGACTTATAAGAGACTATCAGCAGCGGTAGCTGCTTCGCACGGAGAATAG
- a CDS encoding transporter yields the protein MRYFTTKILFVFFIVFNLTSVQAQYTETINSNRPGASQGAFSVGKRVYQFEGGAYFGNDYHALRKSDTDIWGTDYSLRVGLLFEALEINLTGAFQAETTIIPIGGRDTEFKRSNFRSNTLGVKYMIFDPFVSIEPDKPNLYSWKANQRFKWKTLIPAVAVYGGLNFSLGDNPYLYPGESAYSPKFALITQHNWTGSWVLVTNIIADKISDNNPTFAGIFTLTHAFTPKFAGFLEYQSILSNIYADDLARTGVALLIGDHLQFDVSGLINFKNTPDRWQVAAGFSYRIDRHKDDEFLQESEEGDYRRLRSKNLEQQKPVENEQ from the coding sequence ATGCGATATTTCACCACTAAAATCCTCTTTGTATTTTTCATTGTTTTCAACCTTACCTCCGTACAGGCACAATATACAGAGACTATTAATTCCAACCGTCCCGGTGCTTCACAGGGGGCATTCTCTGTTGGAAAAAGGGTTTATCAATTTGAGGGTGGTGCATATTTTGGAAATGATTATCACGCCTTAAGAAAAAGTGACACAGATATTTGGGGAACAGATTATTCCCTGCGCGTAGGCTTATTATTTGAAGCTCTGGAAATAAACCTTACCGGTGCCTTTCAGGCCGAAACCACCATCATTCCTATTGGAGGCAGGGATACAGAATTTAAAAGAAGTAATTTTAGATCTAATACCCTTGGGGTTAAATATATGATCTTTGATCCTTTTGTTAGTATAGAGCCGGATAAACCAAACCTGTATAGCTGGAAAGCCAATCAACGGTTTAAATGGAAAACCCTTATTCCCGCAGTAGCAGTTTATGGAGGGTTAAATTTTTCACTGGGTGACAATCCTTATTTATATCCCGGAGAATCTGCTTATTCACCAAAATTTGCACTTATCACACAGCACAACTGGACCGGAAGCTGGGTGTTGGTGACCAATATTATTGCTGATAAAATTTCTGATAACAACCCAACTTTTGCAGGAATTTTCACCCTTACCCACGCCTTTACTCCTAAATTCGCCGGATTCCTTGAATATCAGTCAATTTTAAGCAATATATATGCCGATGACCTTGCACGTACCGGCGTGGCTCTTCTTATAGGAGATCATCTGCAATTTGACGTTTCGGGACTTATTAACTTCAAGAATACGCCAGATCGTTGGCAGGTGGCAGCAGGATTTTCTTACCGCATTGACAGGCATAAGGATGATGAATTCCTTCAGGAGTCTGAAGAAGGTGACTACAGGAGGTTACGTTCTAAAAATTTAGAACAACAGAAACCGGTAGAAAATGAACAATAA
- a CDS encoding DUF4834 domain-containing protein, producing the protein MHTASFESIVKTILIILLFYFGFKIFIKWFGPRILKYFLNKIGNKVQQQFNQPPNPAANKKGDVVIDKKPKKGRGSNKNVGEYIDYEEID; encoded by the coding sequence ATGCATACAGCTTCATTTGAAAGTATTGTAAAGACCATTTTAATAATTCTTCTTTTTTATTTTGGGTTCAAAATATTTATTAAGTGGTTTGGTCCCAGGATCCTTAAATACTTTTTAAATAAAATAGGAAATAAAGTCCAGCAGCAATTCAATCAACCACCAAATCCTGCAGCAAATAAAAAAGGTGATGTGGTTATAGATAAAAAACCAAAGAAAGGGCGGGGTTCCAACAAAAATGTGGGAGAGTATATCGATTACGAAGAAATTGATTAA
- a CDS encoding glycosyltransferase family protein, protein MKKVLIITYYWPPAGGPGVQRWLKFVKYLRDFQIEPVVYIPSNPDYPIKDDSLENEVPNGIEILKQRIFEPYFLAKIFSKKQTSAISSGIIKDDNKQGFLQKLLLYIRGNFFIPDARKFWIKPSVKYLSEYIKQHKTDTIITTGPPHSVHLIGLSLKEKLQVKWIADFRDPWTGIGYHKKLKLSETSEAKHIQLEAEVLQKASHIITTSFTTKAEFELITRVPITVITNGFDIDRPTSQVLDKTFTISHIGSLLSGRNPQNLWNVLHELVEENPDFANDLRLKLVGAVSEEVLDSIKNSGLEKNLDQIGYVAHREALMLQNRAQVLLLIEIDSVETRGIIPGKLFEYLASKRPILALGPEKWDVERILYETGSGNFFNYSAKDELKYRIMAYYKLYKQDLLSSESKNIEKYSRRSLTGKLADLLKH, encoded by the coding sequence ATGAAAAAAGTCCTTATAATCACATATTACTGGCCACCGGCAGGTGGGCCGGGAGTACAGCGCTGGTTAAAATTCGTGAAATATTTAAGGGATTTTCAAATAGAACCCGTTGTTTATATTCCTTCCAACCCGGATTATCCAATAAAGGACGATTCTCTTGAAAATGAGGTTCCAAATGGTATTGAGATCTTAAAACAAAGGATCTTTGAACCCTATTTCCTGGCTAAAATATTTTCAAAAAAACAGACCAGCGCTATAAGTTCAGGCATTATAAAGGATGATAATAAACAGGGTTTTTTACAAAAACTGTTACTTTATATCAGGGGCAATTTCTTTATCCCGGATGCCAGGAAATTCTGGATAAAACCTTCAGTAAAATATTTATCTGAATATATAAAACAGCATAAAACAGATACCATTATTACTACGGGACCTCCTCATAGTGTGCATCTTATAGGGCTTTCACTTAAAGAAAAACTTCAGGTGAAATGGATAGCAGATTTTAGGGACCCATGGACGGGTATTGGGTATCATAAGAAATTAAAACTTTCAGAAACTTCTGAAGCCAAACATATTCAATTAGAGGCAGAAGTACTTCAGAAAGCCTCACATATCATTACCACCAGTTTTACCACAAAAGCGGAATTTGAATTAATAACCAGGGTTCCAATAACTGTGATTACAAACGGGTTTGATATTGATAGGCCTACATCACAGGTATTGGATAAAACTTTTACCATCTCACACATTGGATCCTTGCTTTCCGGCCGAAATCCACAAAACCTTTGGAATGTTTTGCATGAACTTGTAGAAGAAAATCCAGATTTTGCAAATGACCTGCGATTGAAACTTGTTGGTGCAGTGAGCGAAGAAGTCCTTGACTCAATAAAAAATTCCGGGCTTGAAAAGAACCTTGACCAAATTGGATATGTGGCTCACCGGGAAGCTTTAATGCTCCAAAACAGGGCTCAGGTTTTATTGCTTATTGAAATTGACAGCGTGGAGACAAGGGGAATTATCCCTGGAAAATTATTTGAATACCTGGCTTCAAAGAGGCCTATTCTTGCGTTAGGGCCTGAGAAATGGGATGTTGAAAGGATCTTATATGAAACCGGATCCGGGAACTTTTTTAATTACAGCGCTAAAGATGAGTTGAAGTACAGAATAATGGCCTATTATAAATTATATAAGCAGGATCTTTTAAGCTCGGAATCAAAGAATATTGAAAAATACAGCCGCAGATCCCTTACGGGGAAATTAGCAGATCTTTTGAAACATTAA